A single region of the Pseudomonas sp. VD-NE ins genome encodes:
- the ribA gene encoding GTP cyclohydrolase II, with protein sequence MPVVFVAASKLPTPFAQFTMHGFLDEATGREHVVLSLGEIADGAPVLGRLHSECLTGDALFSQRCDCGSQLEGALKAIAREGRGVLLYLRQEGRGIGLLNKIRAYELQDGGADTVEANERLGFAADQRDYAMCLPMLEHLGVKSLRLMTNNPRKVKALTDMGITVAERVPLHTGHNPHNKLYLATKASKLDHMMGNEHQGEVDRA encoded by the coding sequence GTGCCTGTCGTCTTTGTCGCCGCTTCCAAGCTGCCAACGCCTTTTGCGCAATTCACCATGCACGGTTTTCTCGATGAAGCCACCGGTCGCGAGCACGTCGTGCTGAGCCTGGGTGAAATTGCTGACGGTGCTCCGGTTCTCGGCCGTTTGCACTCCGAATGCCTGACCGGCGATGCCTTGTTCAGCCAGCGCTGCGACTGCGGTTCGCAACTGGAAGGCGCGCTTAAAGCCATCGCCCGTGAAGGCCGTGGCGTGTTGCTCTACCTGCGCCAGGAAGGTCGCGGCATCGGTCTGCTGAACAAGATCCGCGCCTATGAGTTGCAGGACGGCGGCGCCGACACCGTTGAAGCCAACGAACGTCTGGGCTTTGCCGCTGACCAGCGCGACTACGCGATGTGCCTGCCGATGCTTGAACATCTGGGTGTGAAGTCCCTGCGTCTGATGACCAACAACCCGCGCAAGGTCAAAGCCTTGACCGACATGGGCATCACCGTCGCCGAGCGCGTGCCGTTGCACACCGGTCACAACCCGCACAACAAACTCTACCTGGCGACCAAAGCCAGCAAGCTCGATCACATGATGGGCAACGAGCATCAGGGCGAGGTCGATCGCGCGTGA
- a CDS encoding DUF2135 domain-containing protein, producing the protein MRSFFWLLIGLACTPALSAAPSAELSEPVGGWRYHGLLDRTENPQVAYPTPPIDRGIQRNRTMIQGQLKAIGHMRPPHSLAVNGNPLNLYTDDQGRFARPYAFGAGSNSVELISAEGQSLKRVQFYEANNLRTPARIRLVLGWDDPKAELDLHIVTPDGQHAFWAQPALSNGGGLDPDGVDGPGPEMFTMTAPLHGTYLVYVNYWGNFGNDGYNFEETSNQNEVITSQITLVLNENTVDEKRETFIVPLRAIGDLLLVKTFNY; encoded by the coding sequence ATGCGTTCATTTTTTTGGCTGCTGATCGGCCTGGCTTGCACGCCCGCGCTGTCGGCCGCGCCGAGCGCTGAACTGTCGGAACCGGTGGGCGGCTGGCGCTATCACGGCCTGCTCGATCGCACGGAAAACCCGCAAGTCGCCTATCCAACGCCGCCGATCGATCGCGGCATCCAGCGCAATCGCACGATGATCCAGGGCCAGCTCAAGGCCATCGGCCATATGCGCCCGCCGCACAGCCTCGCCGTGAATGGCAATCCACTGAATCTGTACACCGACGACCAGGGCCGTTTTGCCCGGCCGTACGCGTTCGGCGCCGGCTCCAACAGTGTCGAATTGATCAGCGCCGAGGGCCAGTCGCTCAAGCGCGTGCAATTTTATGAAGCAAACAATTTGCGCACGCCGGCACGGATTCGTCTTGTCTTGGGATGGGACGATCCGAAAGCCGAACTCGATCTGCACATTGTCACGCCGGATGGTCAGCATGCGTTCTGGGCGCAGCCTGCGTTGAGCAATGGCGGTGGTCTGGACCCGGATGGCGTCGATGGCCCCGGTCCGGAAATGTTCACCATGACTGCGCCGCTGCACGGCACCTATCTGGTTTACGTCAACTATTGGGGCAACTTCGGCAACGACGGCTATAACTTCGAGGAGACCAGTAACCAGAACGAGGTGATCACCTCGCAAATCACGCTGGTGCTCAACGAAAACACCGTCGACGAAAAACGCGAAACGTTCATCGTGCCCCTGCGGGCGATCGGTGATCTGCTGCTGGTCAAGACTTTCAACTATTAA
- a CDS encoding TonB-dependent receptor domain-containing protein gives MKLSRLALPFFLLPSVNALADTFERDQALKLPDTLISANRQVEARNDSSAANTVFTREDIDRLQPSDVPELLRRVPGVQVAQAGGRGSLPGVYIRGTQSAQSLVLVDGQRIGSSTSGDSNLQHLNIEQIERVEVLRGSRSVIYGSDAIGGVIQIFTRRGTEQGLQPRMHVGFGSNQTWERSLGLSGGDEQTRFNLGASLDETAGIDRTNESYPSDGDHDAYRNKSVSLSLSHALTDDIEIGANLLDNRGKGEFDSPFGRYDYRTKMSYQQQPYSDFNVSSFSGYMDARVNERWKTRLELGHSENREQVKDRLSDEHSVFNTYRDSVNWQNDVSLNSRNSLILGGDWYEDRINSDFDDFGSRNSLDEDSRWNRAAFIQHRYQADSFSTELGLRHDDNQQFGSQNTWSGTFTLPLNPDNDLLLSYSEGFRAPTFNDLYYPQYSNPDLKPETSKSYELQWRSQLSDSIRLEASLYQTDLKDAIISADGRPPENVASARINGFEAALKQELFDWQSNLGVSIIDPRDRDTGHTLARRARRTLSWDLDRQFDQVSLGASWQAVSSSYDDLKNENPLGGYALFGLRSSWALNSEIKLDLKVDNLFDKGYSRANYSYDGSQYGYREEGRVWMFGVTWTPETH, from the coding sequence ATGAAACTCTCGCGCCTCGCCCTGCCCTTCTTCCTGCTGCCATCCGTCAACGCCCTCGCCGATACCTTCGAGCGTGATCAGGCACTGAAACTGCCGGACACGCTGATCTCAGCCAACCGCCAGGTCGAAGCCCGCAACGACAGCAGCGCCGCCAACACGGTATTCACCCGCGAAGACATCGACCGTCTGCAACCGAGCGACGTGCCGGAACTGCTGCGGCGCGTCCCCGGCGTGCAAGTGGCGCAGGCCGGCGGGCGCGGCAGTCTGCCGGGGGTTTACATTCGCGGAACGCAATCGGCGCAGAGTCTGGTGCTGGTCGATGGTCAGCGCATCGGCAGTTCGACCTCTGGTGACAGCAACCTGCAGCACCTGAACATCGAGCAGATCGAACGGGTGGAAGTGCTGCGCGGTTCGCGTTCGGTGATTTACGGCAGCGATGCGATTGGCGGGGTGATTCAGATTTTCACCCGGCGCGGTACTGAGCAAGGTTTGCAGCCACGGATGCACGTCGGTTTCGGCAGCAACCAGACTTGGGAGCGCAGCCTTGGCCTGTCCGGTGGCGATGAGCAAACCCGTTTCAACCTCGGCGCCAGTCTCGATGAGACTGCCGGGATTGACCGCACTAACGAGTCATACCCGAGCGATGGCGATCACGATGCCTATCGCAACAAATCCGTCAGCCTGAGCCTCAGCCACGCATTGACCGATGACATCGAAATCGGCGCCAATCTGTTGGATAACCGTGGCAAGGGCGAGTTCGACAGTCCATTCGGTAGATATGACTACCGAACTAAAATGTCTTACCAACAGCAGCCATATAGCGACTTCAATGTCAGCAGCTTCAGCGGCTACATGGATGCTCGGGTCAACGAACGCTGGAAAACCCGCCTCGAACTCGGTCACAGCGAAAACCGCGAGCAAGTCAAAGACAGACTCAGTGACGAGCACAGCGTATTTAATACATACCGCGACTCGGTGAACTGGCAGAACGATGTGTCCCTGAATTCGCGCAACAGCCTGATTTTGGGTGGAGACTGGTACGAAGATCGAATTAACAGTGATTTTGACGATTTCGGTAGCCGCAATTCCTTGGACGAGGACAGCCGTTGGAACCGCGCAGCATTCATCCAGCATCGTTATCAGGCCGACAGCTTCTCCACGGAACTGGGTCTACGCCACGACGATAATCAGCAATTCGGCAGCCAGAATACCTGGAGCGGCACCTTCACCTTGCCGCTGAACCCGGACAACGATCTGTTGCTGAGCTACAGCGAAGGCTTCCGCGCGCCGACCTTCAATGACCTGTATTACCCCCAATACAGCAACCCGGATCTGAAACCGGAAACCTCGAAAAGCTACGAGCTGCAATGGCGCAGTCAGTTAAGCGACAGCATTCGTCTGGAGGCGTCCCTCTATCAAACGGATTTGAAGGACGCGATTATCTCCGCCGACGGCAGGCCTCCCGAGAACGTCGCTTCGGCGCGAATCAATGGATTTGAAGCGGCACTGAAGCAGGAACTGTTCGACTGGCAGAGCAACCTTGGCGTTTCGATCATCGATCCGCGTGATCGCGATACCGGGCACACCTTGGCCCGGCGTGCTCGTCGGACGTTGAGTTGGGATCTTGATCGGCAGTTTGATCAAGTCAGCCTCGGTGCCAGTTGGCAGGCGGTGAGCAGCAGTTATGACGATCTGAAAAATGAAAACCCGCTGGGTGGTTATGCGTTGTTCGGCTTACGCAGCAGTTGGGCGCTGAACAGCGAGATCAAGCTGGATCTGAAGGTGGATAACCTTTTCGACAAGGGCTACAGCCGCGCAAATTACAGCTACGACGGCAGCCAGTATGGTTATCGCGAGGAAGGTCGGGTGTGGATGTTTGGTGTCACCTGGACCCCCGAAACCCACTGA
- a CDS encoding cobalamin-binding protein has product MRRLWLAVLLLAVSAPVLAGLRVVSLAPSLSEIVVELDSADLLVGVLDAGERPAEIASVPSVGRYGQLDMEQLLSLTPDLLLLWPGSVGPAQRDQLKRLGIPTFVAEPHSLEQLTTQIEAIAAQLGRPDRGLKRATALRQQLAELRQRYRRDVPLRVFYQVWDKPLYTVGGGQIISDALEVCGARNVFSDLALPAPQVSIEAVLQRDPEVILASDQTQLNAWKTWPQVAAVKRGNLLLITDKGLERPSGQMISATAKLCQLIAPDR; this is encoded by the coding sequence ATGCGCCGTCTGTGGCTGGCGGTTCTGCTGCTGGCCGTCTCGGCTCCGGTGCTGGCGGGCCTGCGGGTTGTCAGCCTCGCGCCGTCCCTTTCTGAAATCGTCGTTGAGCTGGATTCCGCTGATCTGTTGGTCGGTGTGCTGGATGCCGGTGAGCGGCCGGCTGAAATTGCCAGCGTCCCCTCTGTCGGCCGCTATGGCCAACTCGACATGGAACAGCTACTGAGCCTCACGCCTGATTTGTTGTTGCTGTGGCCCGGCAGTGTCGGCCCGGCGCAACGTGATCAATTGAAACGTCTGGGTATCCCGACCTTCGTCGCTGAACCGCATTCCCTCGAACAACTCACCACCCAGATTGAAGCCATTGCCGCGCAATTGGGCCGACCTGATCGTGGGCTTAAACGAGCGACGGCGCTGCGCCAACAACTCGCGGAACTGCGCCAGCGCTATCGCCGGGACGTGCCGTTGCGGGTGTTCTATCAGGTTTGGGACAAGCCGCTGTACACCGTCGGCGGTGGGCAGATCATCAGCGATGCGCTGGAAGTGTGCGGGGCGCGGAATGTGTTCAGTGATCTGGCCTTACCTGCGCCACAAGTCAGCATCGAAGCGGTATTGCAGAGAGATCCGGAAGTGATTCTGGCGAGTGATCAGACGCAGTTGAATGCGTGGAAAACCTGGCCACAGGTGGCGGCGGTGAAGCGAGGTAATCTGTTGCTGATCACCGACAAAGGCCTTGAACGCCCCAGCGGCCAGATGATCAGCGCTACCGCGAAACTCTGCCAATTGATCGCGCCGGACAGGTAA
- the dxs gene encoding 1-deoxy-D-xylulose-5-phosphate synthase — MPTTFHEIPRKRPTTPLLDRANTPDGLRRLGEAELETLADELRLELLYTVGQTGGHFGAGLGVIELTIALHYVFDTPDDRLLWDVGHQAYPHKILTGRRERMGTLRQKDGIAAFPRRSESEYDTFGVGHSSTSISAALGMAIAARLQNSDRKAIAVIGDGALTAGMAFEALNHAPEVNANMLVILNDNDMSISRNVGGLSNYLAKILSSRTYASMREGSKKVLSRLPGAWEIARRTEEYAKGMLVPGTLFEELGWNYIGPIDGHDLPTLIATLRNMRDLKGPQFLHIVTKKGKGFAPAEVDPIGYHAITKLEPLDAPAAAPKQAGGPKYSAVFGEWLCDMAASDPRLVGITPAMKEGSDLVAFSERFPLRYFDVAIAEQHAVTFAAGMACEGAKPVVAIYSTFLQRGYDQLVHDVAVQNLDVLFAIDRAGLVGEDGPTHAGSFDLSYLRCIPGMVIMTPSDENELRKMLTTGHLYNGPAAVRYPRGNGPNAAIEKDLEPIEIGKGIVRRQGSKVALLVFGVQLAEALKVAEKLDATVVDMRFVKPLDEALVREIAGSHELLVTIEENAIMGGAGGAVSEFLARENILKSMLHLGLPDVYVEHAKPAQMLAECGLDEAGIEASIRERLALLSR; from the coding sequence ATGCCCACGACGTTTCATGAGATTCCCCGCAAGCGCCCGACCACGCCCCTGCTCGACCGCGCGAATACGCCGGACGGCCTGCGCCGGTTAGGCGAAGCCGAGCTGGAAACCCTGGCCGATGAGTTGCGCCTGGAATTGCTCTACACGGTCGGTCAGACCGGTGGGCATTTCGGTGCCGGCCTGGGCGTGATCGAGCTGACCATCGCGTTGCATTACGTCTTCGACACGCCAGACGACCGTCTGCTGTGGGACGTTGGTCATCAGGCGTATCCGCACAAGATCCTCACCGGTCGCCGCGAGCGCATGGGCACCCTGCGCCAGAAGGACGGCATCGCCGCTTTCCCGCGTCGCTCCGAGAGCGAGTACGACACTTTTGGCGTCGGCCACTCCAGCACCTCGATCAGCGCTGCGCTGGGCATGGCCATTGCCGCCCGCCTGCAGAACAGCGACCGCAAGGCGATCGCGGTGATCGGCGACGGTGCGTTGACTGCCGGCATGGCCTTCGAGGCGCTGAACCATGCGCCGGAAGTCAACGCCAACATGCTGGTGATCCTCAACGACAACGACATGTCGATCTCGCGCAATGTCGGTGGCCTGTCGAATTATCTGGCGAAGATCCTTTCCAGCCGCACCTACGCGAGCATGCGTGAGGGCAGCAAAAAAGTCCTGTCGCGCCTGCCCGGTGCCTGGGAAATCGCCCGCCGCACCGAAGAATACGCCAAAGGCATGCTGGTCCCCGGCACCCTGTTCGAAGAGCTGGGCTGGAACTACATCGGTCCGATCGACGGCCACGACTTGCCCACGCTGATCGCCACGCTGCGCAACATGCGCGATCTGAAAGGCCCGCAATTCCTGCACATCGTCACCAAGAAAGGCAAAGGCTTCGCCCCGGCGGAAGTCGACCCGATCGGTTACCACGCCATCACCAAACTCGAACCACTGGATGCTCCGGCTGCCGCGCCGAAGCAGGCCGGCGGGCCGAAATACTCGGCAGTGTTTGGCGAATGGCTGTGCGACATGGCCGCATCCGATCCACGCTTGGTCGGGATCACCCCGGCGATGAAGGAAGGTTCGGATCTGGTGGCGTTCAGCGAACGCTTCCCGCTGCGCTACTTCGACGTGGCGATTGCCGAGCAACATGCGGTGACGTTCGCCGCCGGCATGGCCTGCGAAGGCGCAAAACCGGTGGTGGCGATCTACTCGACGTTCTTGCAGCGTGGTTACGACCAACTGGTGCATGACGTCGCGGTGCAGAACCTCGACGTGCTGTTCGCCATCGACCGCGCCGGTCTGGTCGGCGAAGACGGTCCGACTCACGCTGGCAGCTTCGATCTGTCGTACCTGCGTTGCATCCCGGGCATGGTCATCATGACGCCGAGCGATGAAAACGAACTGCGCAAAATGCTCACCACCGGCCACCTGTACAACGGCCCGGCGGCAGTGCGTTATCCACGCGGCAACGGCCCGAATGCGGCCATCGAGAAAGACCTCGAGCCTATCGAAATCGGTAAGGGCATCGTCCGTCGTCAGGGCAGCAAAGTCGCCTTGCTGGTGTTCGGTGTGCAACTGGCCGAGGCGCTGAAAGTTGCTGAGAAGCTTGATGCGACAGTGGTCGACATGCGTTTCGTCAAACCGTTGGATGAAGCGCTGGTGCGCGAGATTGCCGGCAGCCACGAGTTGCTGGTGACGATCGAAGAAAACGCGATCATGGGCGGCGCCGGTGGTGCCGTCAGCGAGTTTCTGGCACGGGAGAACATCCTCAAGTCGATGCTGCATCTGGGCTTGCCGGATGTCTACGTCGAGCACGCCAAGCCTGCGCAAATGCTGGCCGAGTGCGGGCTGGACGAGGCCGGGATCGAAGCGTCGATTCGTGAGCGTCTGGCGTTGCTCAGCCGCTAA
- a CDS encoding exodeoxyribonuclease VII small subunit: protein MARKKAALDFEQSLADLQTLVERLENGELSLEDSLTAFEQGIGLTRDCQAALAQAEQKVQVLLERDGELAEEPFDAEQPE, encoded by the coding sequence ATGGCCCGCAAAAAAGCTGCACTGGATTTCGAACAGTCCCTCGCCGACCTGCAAACATTGGTCGAGCGTCTGGAGAACGGTGAATTGTCGCTGGAAGACTCGTTGACCGCTTTCGAGCAGGGCATCGGCCTGACCCGTGACTGCCAGGCAGCGCTGGCGCAAGCCGAGCAGAAGGTGCAGGTGCTGCTGGAGCGCGATGGCGAACTCGCCGAGGAACCCTTCGACGCGGAACAGCCAGAATGA
- a CDS encoding substrate-binding periplasmic protein yields MARRWLALVVLALLSTVAGAQEVAPTPAVIHLASEDWQDYTAADGHGLAWDVLRKVFEPAGVKLDIRSVPYTRSVGLVQLKEVDALVGSYRDEAEQVLYPHWNFDSDHIYALGLASNPSPTQATLGKYRLAWVRGYRYENYLPNIKRYNQIERRTGILSMLKQGRADYYIDALTEIEAVVKTAADPAQYRYSHLAELPLFIGFADTPQARALMALYDQRMEQLVKSGELKPIFEKWKQPYPFTSN; encoded by the coding sequence ATGGCTCGACGCTGGTTGGCGTTAGTGGTTTTGGCTTTGCTGAGTACCGTGGCCGGTGCGCAGGAAGTTGCGCCGACGCCGGCGGTCATCCATCTGGCCAGCGAAGACTGGCAAGACTACACCGCTGCCGACGGCCATGGTCTGGCTTGGGACGTGCTGCGCAAGGTGTTCGAGCCGGCCGGGGTCAAGCTGGATATCCGCAGCGTGCCTTACACTCGTTCGGTCGGGCTGGTGCAGTTGAAGGAAGTCGACGCGCTGGTTGGCTCCTACCGCGACGAGGCCGAGCAGGTCTTGTATCCGCACTGGAACTTCGATTCCGACCACATCTATGCATTGGGGCTGGCGAGCAATCCGTCGCCCACCCAGGCGACGCTGGGCAAGTATCGTCTGGCCTGGGTGCGTGGTTATCGCTACGAAAACTACCTGCCGAATATCAAGCGTTACAACCAGATCGAGCGGCGTACCGGGATCCTGTCGATGCTCAAACAGGGGCGGGCGGATTACTACATCGATGCGCTGACCGAGATTGAAGCGGTGGTGAAAACCGCAGCCGATCCAGCGCAGTATCGCTATTCACACCTGGCCGAGCTGCCGCTGTTTATCGGGTTTGCCGACACTCCACAGGCGCGAGCGCTGATGGCGCTGTACGACCAGCGTATGGAGCAGTTGGTGAAGAGCGGCGAGTTGAAGCCGATCTTCGAGAAGTGGAAGCAGCCGTATCCCTTCACCTCGAATTGA
- a CDS encoding phosphatidylglycerophosphatase A, which yields MTDHPKQVPAEFVPPSVWRNPWHFLAFGFGSGTLPKAPGTWGSLVALPFIPLWQMLPDWGYWLMLGITMLFGFWLCGKVADDLRVHDHEGIVWDEMVGMWITLWLVPEGWYWLLAGFLVFRFFDILKPWPIRWIDRHVHGGVGIMLDDVLAGVFAWLAMQGLVWVFA from the coding sequence GTGACAGATCACCCGAAACAGGTTCCGGCCGAATTCGTTCCGCCGTCGGTCTGGCGCAATCCCTGGCATTTCCTCGCGTTCGGTTTTGGTTCCGGCACCTTGCCGAAAGCCCCGGGCACGTGGGGTTCGTTAGTTGCGCTACCCTTCATCCCGTTGTGGCAGATGCTGCCCGACTGGGGTTACTGGCTGATGCTCGGGATCACCATGCTGTTCGGCTTCTGGCTGTGCGGCAAAGTGGCTGACGATCTGCGGGTACACGACCACGAAGGCATCGTCTGGGACGAAATGGTCGGCATGTGGATCACCCTGTGGCTCGTACCGGAAGGCTGGTACTGGTTGCTCGCGGGTTTTCTGGTGTTCCGCTTCTTCGACATTCTCAAGCCGTGGCCGATTCGCTGGATCGACCGGCATGTGCATGGCGGCGTCGGCATCATGCTTGACGACGTGCTGGCCGGTGTGTTTGCCTGGCTGGCGATGCAGGGTCTGGTGTGGGTTTTCGCCTGA
- the thiL gene encoding thiamine-phosphate kinase, whose protein sequence is MGEFELIRNFFAAAPCAQGGEGVALGIGDDCALLAVPPGEQLAISTDTLVAGVHFADPCDPFLLGQRSLAVAVSDLAAMGATPVAFTLALTVPTVTADWLQAYASGLNRMAQRCGVALVGGDTTRGPLSLTVTVFGRVPAGQALTRSGAQPGDLLCVGGELGNAAGALPLVLGQRDAEPHIAQPLLDHYWSPQPQLALGQALRGKATSALDISDGLLADCGHIALASKVRLEIERERVPLSDALVAFLGQRGAERAALSGGDDYVLAFTLPSVELPALMANDWPIHVIGRVAEGQGVILLDREGHDITPQIRGYQHFQETP, encoded by the coding sequence ATGGGCGAGTTTGAGCTGATCCGCAATTTCTTCGCCGCCGCGCCTTGTGCGCAGGGCGGCGAAGGCGTTGCTCTGGGGATCGGCGATGACTGCGCCTTGCTCGCTGTGCCCCCCGGGGAACAGCTGGCGATCTCTACCGATACGCTGGTGGCCGGTGTGCATTTCGCCGACCCCTGCGATCCGTTTCTGCTCGGTCAGCGCTCGCTGGCCGTCGCGGTCAGCGATCTGGCCGCCATGGGCGCCACGCCCGTTGCCTTTACCCTTGCCCTGACTGTACCGACGGTGACCGCCGATTGGCTGCAAGCCTATGCCAGCGGTTTGAACCGCATGGCGCAGCGCTGCGGCGTTGCGCTGGTCGGCGGCGATACCACGCGCGGGCCGTTGAGTCTGACGGTAACTGTGTTTGGTCGAGTGCCGGCGGGTCAGGCATTGACCCGTAGCGGTGCGCAGCCGGGCGATTTGCTGTGTGTCGGCGGAGAACTGGGCAATGCGGCCGGCGCCTTGCCTTTGGTGCTCGGTCAGCGTGACGCCGAACCTCATATCGCCCAACCGCTGCTCGATCATTACTGGTCGCCGCAACCGCAACTCGCCCTCGGCCAGGCCCTGCGTGGCAAAGCCACGTCGGCGCTGGACATCTCCGATGGCCTGCTCGCCGACTGCGGTCACATTGCGCTGGCCTCAAAGGTGCGACTTGAGATTGAACGCGAGCGTGTACCGCTGTCGGATGCATTAGTGGCGTTCCTCGGTCAGCGCGGCGCCGAGCGTGCCGCGCTGAGCGGTGGCGATGATTACGTGCTGGCGTTCACCTTGCCGTCCGTCGAGTTGCCGGCACTGATGGCCAATGATTGGCCGATCCATGTGATCGGTCGTGTGGCAGAAGGTCAGGGCGTGATTCTGCTTGATCGCGAAGGGCACGACATCACCCCGCAAATCCGGGGCTATCAACATTTTCAGGAGACACCGTGA
- a CDS encoding Fic family protein, which produces MTTHWIWQQPDWPDFNWQAERLMPLLRACVQAQGQLMGMAGSVDSSLGAQSELDALLQNIVTSSAIEGEQLNVGSVRSSLARRLGLQLIDGDKVSQRSEGLAQLMLDATRQFAEPLTLERLLEWHRWLFPDQEAEFTARSMHVGALRGDEPMQVVSGRIDRPTVHFEAPPRKGLEQQIDQFLKWFEASHHQTALDPLLRAGIAHFWFVTLHPFDDGNGRLTRTITDLALAQGEAQAIRFYAMSASILDDRSGYYRILESSQKSTLDITEWLTWFLQTLLRSLQQAITRIESVLGKTRFWQAHRESELSAEQVKVLNRLLDGGECGFEHGISAGQYQAVAKVSKATATRHLAELLDKGCLQRLPGGGRSTRYQINYPD; this is translated from the coding sequence ATGACAACTCACTGGATCTGGCAGCAGCCCGACTGGCCCGATTTCAACTGGCAGGCAGAACGCCTGATGCCATTGCTGCGAGCGTGCGTGCAAGCGCAAGGTCAATTGATGGGGATGGCCGGTTCGGTGGACAGCTCTTTGGGGGCCCAGAGCGAACTGGATGCCCTGCTGCAAAATATCGTGACCTCATCGGCCATTGAGGGTGAGCAATTAAATGTCGGCTCCGTGCGTTCGTCTTTGGCGCGACGTTTGGGCCTGCAGTTGATCGACGGCGATAAAGTCAGCCAACGCAGTGAAGGTCTGGCGCAACTCATGCTCGATGCCACCCGCCAATTTGCCGAACCGCTGACGCTGGAGCGCTTGCTGGAGTGGCACAGATGGCTATTTCCCGATCAGGAGGCTGAGTTCACTGCGCGGTCAATGCATGTGGGGGCGCTACGCGGTGACGAGCCAATGCAGGTCGTATCGGGCCGTATCGATCGTCCAACCGTTCATTTCGAGGCACCACCTCGCAAAGGCCTTGAGCAGCAGATTGACCAATTTCTCAAATGGTTTGAAGCCAGTCACCATCAAACCGCGCTGGACCCATTGCTTCGCGCGGGCATCGCCCATTTCTGGTTTGTCACCTTGCACCCGTTCGACGATGGCAACGGTCGCCTGACCCGCACCATCACTGACCTGGCGCTGGCGCAGGGCGAGGCGCAGGCCATCCGTTTCTATGCAATGTCGGCAAGCATTCTGGATGATCGCTCCGGCTACTATCGGATTCTGGAGTCGAGCCAGAAATCCACGCTGGATATCACTGAGTGGCTCACATGGTTCCTGCAAACGTTGCTGCGCAGCCTGCAACAAGCCATCACTCGCATTGAAAGCGTGCTGGGCAAAACGCGTTTCTGGCAGGCCCACCGCGAGTCCGAACTTTCGGCGGAGCAGGTCAAAGTGCTCAATCGTCTGCTCGACGGCGGTGAATGTGGCTTTGAGCACGGTATTAGCGCCGGGCAATATCAAGCGGTGGCGAAAGTGTCGAAGGCTACAGCGACCCGGCATCTGGCAGAGTTGCTGGACAAAGGTTGCCTGCAACGTTTGCCAGGAGGTGGCCGCAGCACGCGCTACCAGATCAACTATCCCGATTAG
- the ispA gene encoding (2E,6E)-farnesyl diphosphate synthase, producing the protein MIAAYTATSQTRVNAALETLFNAPLPELARLYEAMRYSVMNGGKRVRPLLAYAACEALGGQAEQANGAACAVELIHAYSLVHDDLPAMDDDDLRRGQPTTHKKFDEACAILAGDGLQSLAFSALLDPRLSDCSSDIRLQMVTALANAAGPAGMVGGQAIDLGSVGLKLDQQALEQMHRHKTGALIEVSVKLGALASGRAEPDELRALQTYAQAIGLAFQVQDDILDVESDTETLGKRQGADIARDKPTYPALLGLDAAKAYALELRDQALHALRPFDAAAEPLRELARYIVERRH; encoded by the coding sequence ATGATTGCGGCGTACACGGCGACAAGCCAGACTCGGGTCAACGCAGCGCTGGAAACCCTTTTCAATGCACCGCTGCCAGAGTTGGCGCGGCTTTACGAAGCCATGCGCTACAGCGTGATGAACGGCGGCAAACGCGTGCGTCCGCTGCTCGCCTACGCCGCGTGCGAAGCGCTCGGCGGTCAAGCCGAGCAAGCCAACGGCGCAGCCTGCGCGGTTGAGCTGATCCATGCCTATTCGCTGGTGCACGACGATTTGCCGGCGATGGACGACGACGATTTGCGTCGCGGCCAGCCGACCACCCACAAGAAATTCGATGAAGCCTGCGCGATTCTGGCCGGTGATGGTTTGCAGAGCCTGGCCTTCAGCGCCCTGCTCGACCCGCGCCTGAGCGATTGCAGCAGTGACATCCGCCTGCAAATGGTCACCGCGCTGGCTAACGCCGCCGGCCCGGCAGGCATGGTCGGCGGTCAAGCCATCGACCTCGGTTCGGTCGGCCTCAAACTCGATCAGCAAGCCCTCGAACAGATGCACCGGCACAAGACCGGCGCGCTGATCGAGGTCAGCGTCAAACTCGGCGCTCTGGCCAGCGGCCGTGCCGAGCCGGATGAACTCCGCGCCCTGCAGACTTATGCACAGGCCATCGGCTTGGCGTTTCAGGTGCAGGACGACATCCTCGACGTCGAAAGCGATACCGAAACCCTCGGTAAACGCCAGGGCGCCGACATCGCCCGCGACAAGCCGACCTACCCGGCGCTGCTCGGTCTCGACGCCGCCAAGGCCTACGCCCTGGAACTGCGCGATCAGGCCCTGCACGCCCTGCGACCGTTTGACGCGGCCGCCGAGCCGTTGCGCGAGCTGGCCCGGTATATCGTCGAGCGGCGTCACTGA